The genomic segment gtagggttggtggtgatggtgcaaggtaGAGGGGCCGGGGATTCtcccgggagtttgccccaagCCTCCGAACTCTGTGTCGTCCTTCGCCGGCTCCTTCTGCGACCAAATATTCtacttgccttccgaggtattcctcctagaaggtcatgagggtgcgacagtcgttggtgttgtggccgcgccctgaTCCGTGCAGGAcacacccgtgtgcctccgggggcactGGAGCTTAAagttgtcattggggtcgctgccgaaggcAGCATGCCTCGGAGCCTATGGTTTCCCTAGGGTttccttcccccttgggagaccatcgaggccgcccggtgaaccggcttttggagccaaagtggttctgactatgcctccctagACGAGGCGGGCTTGGAGTTCCCTAAGCGCGGTTGGCATTGCGAGGGCGGTGTCGGAGGCGCTAGCGGGGTCCACGCCCCCCGGAgtcctccgtctccttggaaccctttcttgccagaggggcccaaggagggcgctggatggacagactttccgaagatattagctcgctcggggtatcccaggtgtggtcgaaggggactttctgatgctactaatctATGGCATATACGTCTTTggcatatgagtgaacttggtttggcagaattgagcaagagaggtcttcttgatggaTATAGTATCGGAAGCtaaaattttgtgagcattgtatttttggcaagcataagagggtgaaattcaacacttcgATTCATACAGCAgaaggtattcttgattatgtgcattctgatttatgGGGACCATCTCGTAGGTCTTCACTATATGGTTctcgttatatgttaactattattgatgattactcgagaagaatttggccttatttcttgaagcataaatcagaagtatttaaagcatttaaaaggaaggttatggttgaaaggcaaaccaaaaagaaggtaaagaagcttcgcactgataatgggatggaattctgttctgatgaatttgattcaCATTGTAAATCTGAAGGCATTGTGAGACAGTACACTGTTCCTAGTACTCCATAACAAAACGGTGTAGCTGAGCGTATGAATAGAACTATTATCTCGAGGGTCcgttgcatgttgtctaatgTAGGTATGCATAGgcatttttgggctgaagctgtttccactgcttgctatcttattaatcgatcaccAAATATTGCCATCGATAAGAAAACTCCAAGTGAGGTATGGTCTGGTTCTCCAACTGATTATTTAGAGCAATGAGTTTTCGGTTGTACTGCTTATGCTCACattgataatggtaaattggagcctagagctattaagtgcatagttcttggttataaatctggtgttaaaCGTTATAAATTGTGAATTCTGCAACACAAAAGGTGGTGATTAGCAGGAATAttgtctttaatgaatctgctatattGCCAAATGCTCCTGTTCAGAGTCAGCAGAGTTCTAGCGTGCAGATggagcattttattaatgcagaaagtACACCAGATACTATTGTCCAAGATACATCTATtactgaaaatttatttattgatcatgattcATCTAGTGCTCCACATTCTTCATCCGGTGTGCAGCCTACACAATATTCTATTGTAGTTGATAGGCCTAGAAGGCAAATTAATCCACTTaagaggttaattgaggagtgtaatattactgcttatgctctgagttgtgcagaagaagttgaaggtaatacagaaccttctaattacaatgaggctattacttatgctgattgcaataattggatgactgcaATGCAAAATAAgatggagtcacttgaaaagaataATACTTCGGAGTTAGATGAAGacatttatatggatcaacctgaaggttttgttattcGTGAAAAAGAAGACTTtgtctgtaaattaaagaaatctttTTATGGTTCGAAGCAGTCTCCtagacagtggtacaagaggtttgactcatttatgctctctaatggttttaagAGTTCTAATTATGATAGCtgtatatatttgaaaattgttAATGGTTCAGCTActtatttgcttctctatgtcAATAATATGTTGATTGTTGCaaaggataaatcagaaatagtCAAATTGAAATCACAATTGAGTAAttaatttgagatgaaggatttaggtgtagcaaagaaaattcttggtatggagatcattagagatAGAAAAGCTgctaagttatatcttagtcagcaaggttatattgagaaggtcctttgtcgtttcaatatgcatgatgtaaaaccagtgagtactccattagctactcattttaaattatcttCAGCTTTATATCCTGAGTCAGAGTATGATATTAAGTACATGTCTAAAATTTCATATTCTAGTACAATTAGTTCACTTATATATGTTATGATCTACTTTCATCgtgatttatctcatgcaccGAGGTAGACGGCTATCCGCTGAGTGGAGCCCGGAGCCGTCATGTCTCCAAGTTCTGCAAAAAACATTAGCTGCAGCGCGGCTATGCATACGATGCAGCTAGCACAGGGATCCGCAGTCACAGGCGCTACAACAACCGAAACATACAGTACCGATTCACATCATCCCCAAAGAAATGAGTACCACGTAGACATGTATTAAAGCTTAAAATGTCTTGAAACGAACATGAGTTTGAGAGATTAAAGTACTTGCTCGTTTGCGCCGAACAACACTGCACTCTAAGACCGGttacatgaaaattatatggGTACATTTAATCTCAAAGCACACATTCATAATTCATAAGTGCATTTCGTTTATTGGAAAATAGTGCTCAGAGTTatattttagactccatttatcCAGGACACTCCACTTTTCTTAGTTTGGAGGTATAATTCATCTGGCACGAGATTATCATCATGGCCACATGTCAAAAAATTCGCAGGCGGTGGCGGCAGGGACTTGTCTACTGTTGGCCCATCCTCCACAATAAAGACTGCAGCCATACCCATCGACAAATGGAACTCATAGTGGCAATGCATGAACCATACCCCTGTTTGACATACAAGGAAAAGCATTAGACCATGGGAGTCCGACTTCGGCGTCCAACTAATACAGACATATATACGCGCACATATCTAAAAAAGCCATATATTAAGTGAAAAGTCATTTTTAATTTATCAGCAAATAAACATCATTTCTTTAAAATAATTGTGGACATATAAAGTCCCATCCGAGTGTCATAGAACCCTTCAAAATTTTGACTTTATGgggaaaatatttaatttgttacaaataatatattttctctgttttcctttttccatttattttgattttttagttATTATAATTGTCTCATTTCCGTTGCCGTCCAAATATATTGGACTGAAACTTGAAATCAAACCGTGAAGTGTGCtcatgtacaattttttttcatattttttcgtGACCAACTAGACCCAATCCACAGCGTGACGCATGGCAAAACTAACAAGTGAACTTATGATTGTGTTAATGAAATTCATGGTTGAAAAAATTATACGAACTTCAACTATCACGTATATATCATGATATGAATGTGGTCTAAAGTTCACAGAGCCTAAACGAAAAGAATTTTTAGGTTTCCACTTAATTTGAAGCTTTCGTGACCAGGGGCGGAGCCAGGAAAAATATATGGATGGGGCCGACTATATAGCATGattattttataataaaaatttgcaaaaaaaagatGAGCAAATGTAATAGTAAAATATTTCTTGATTATGCCCCCATAAAATGTTGATAACAAAAAGATTTATAATTGCTCGTATAATAGCAAAATATAGATAATAGAATATAGGGAACTAACATTTTTTTGCATGTTAGGGGTGGGGGGTGGCCCAGGCTGGCCACTGCTGCCTCCGCCCCTGTTCGTAACAAATACAACGGACAAGAAAATCTTATACGCACCTGGATTGTTGGCCACAAATCGGACGGTAGCCCACCCAAGATTCGGGACGACCACAGTGTTCTTCACCAGCGGATTCACTAGATTGTACCTTGCCACGTCCTTCGATGCATCGTAGTTGCCGAGACCCTGCGCGAGCAAGAACATGTCGTGGCCGTGTAGGTGCATCGGGTTGGAGTCGCCCTGCAGAATCCCTGTGCTCTGGAACACCACCTCCACCGCGGCACCGTGCCGGAACCGCCGCACCATCGTTGCCCTGGACGTCGGCTCTAGCCGTTCCTCCTTGGGTCCATACGGAATCAAGGCGGGGTCGGTGAAGTTGAACGCCCTTGGCGGCCTGTTGGGAAGTTCTTGGAGCGTGCCCATGCCATTGGTGTGGTAGTAGTGCGCTTCTAGCAGTGGTGTCGTCATCGCGGGGAGCTGGAAGGAGACGTTGTTCATGGTCGCCAGGAGGATAGTCTCGTTAGTGTCGCCTCTCTTGCAGGACTGGCCTTTGCGGCAGATAGAGCCCAGGCCAAGCACTAAGAACAGGCGCTCGTCGACTTGCACCGGCACTAGCGAGCTCCGTTGGTGGCGTAGACTGGTCAGGTTGCCGTGGAAGTAGAACGATGTAATTGTGTCGTGTGTGTCAGGCATCTCAGGTGCTACTGGCACATCACCAGATGGACCtccatctccttcttcttcggcGCCGCGGCTTGATCTCTGCATTGCACCGTGGCTATTGCTGTTGCTGTACTGCACCATTCCTCTCGTGGTGTACTCTGGGGTCTGGGTGTCAGGCAATGGCGCCTGGTTGGGTTTAGCGACCATGTAGTACCTTCCGGGGGGCGCGTCGGCGACCACCAAGGCGTCCACCGTCTCGCCGGGCGCGATGGCGAGGACATCCGTGGTGTAGGGGGTGACATAGTTGGCGTCGGCGGCGACCACCGTGAACTTGTGCCCGGCGATCTTGAGGTAGTACTCGGAGAAGAGCGCAGCGTTGATTACTCGGAGCAGGTAGGTCTCGCCGGGCTCCACGTCCAGCACGTAGCCATCTTCCGCGACCCCTTCAGAGTTGAAGCCAGCACTCCATTCAATGAAATAAAACAATACTAATAGCTTATGTGCATGCGCCTACACAATACTAATAGCTTACCGGAGCAATTGAAGAGATCTCCAAGCTTGCCATTGATTGTGGATGCACTGGCGAAATAAAACAAAAAACCGTGCGCCATGTTCCAGCCCACCTGTGCAAGGTCCAGCTCCCACCACTCCCCTGCCATCATCAAGATCATTCACAACAACTAGCTAGTTGTGCAACCGTGCCAAAGTCGAAAATAGTGCAAATCCCAACGGAACAGAACATTTTTCTGTGTTGTTCAATATAAAAAATCGGTGCGCAATTCGCTATGTTCTCATATCTTAGACAATCAAGTGCCGAATGGTTCACGAACCTATAATGATGGGGATCTCCCTATGAGGCTTAGGAAAAGGGTACGAGCTGGCTCCGTGTCTCGGCCGGATGATGAAAGCGCCGTGCAGGGTTGCTCGGAGGAAGGCGACATGAGCATGCCACCACAGGGTGCCTTCTTGCCCGGTGATGTTGAGCCGGTAGGTGAAGTTGTGGTTCGGAAGGATGGGGAGCTGGGTAATCATCGGCACCCCGTCAGCCCAACAGTTCAGCCACTGCTTCACTCCATGCCTACCTCagaaaacacaaaagaaaaagcGAAATCAGTTTTGCTATTTCTCAAGTGCTAGCTGGAAAATAGCTTATTTTTTCAATCATCATCATACTTGGCGCTTGGATCAACACTAGGTTTCAAGCACTTACGTTATTTGAAGTGTAATAggtatagggtttttttttttgttctttagaACAAAATAATCAATTGAGTAATGGACTGGAAACTGACTGATCGATTACCAATGGATTGTTATATTGTATGGTGATTTGTTGATGACATGAACGGCCACCGAGTCTCCCTCTGTGACCTCTATCGCCGGCCCCGGGAGCTGCCCGTTCACCACGGTCACAAGCGTCTCCTTGCACAGGTGCTTCATTTTCACCTGGCTCACctacatatatacatgttccACAAATCAAGCTCGCATGCATGTATTGCCGTTGCCTTGTTCAAATTCAGTACGGATGCTGATTAACAGTACTATGCAAAAAGGATCAACGATGGAGATCAAAGCCATGGAAGCGCATCGTGCTTACAACGAAGGTGTGCTCGACAATGGCCGATGCCGCCGGTAGGGCCccggtggagaggaagaagacgatgGCGGCGGTAAGCGCTGCTGCCGCCGCGGGAAGGCTCCGTCTCTTCATGGTTGCAACTTTGTATGGTTTGCTCTGCATTGCACTTCTATGTAGTAGTATATATTAGGATCTGCATTGTACTTCAGTGGCCTGATCTTTTGTTGACGGAGATACAATGATTGATTTACCACAACTTTCACGTGGTATATATCTTATATTTCGCTACCTACCACCACTGCATCTTATTTAAAACAAAGAGTGCATGAGCATGAGCATGGCCATAGATTTTATTTAAGTAAAGATGTCATCGGTTCTTGATGACTGTTGTTGTAGTGGTCTAGTTAAGGCAGCAACTGTGTCAGATCTTTCCTTCGGGTCACCTTGTGTAGCtcatatcagtccctggattaatAGCTAGTACGTACAATTTTTTAACAGAAATAGACATTATAGATATATATCGATTAAATACGATAATAAGgtacaacacagagttcattacaataaagACTCGTAGGCATAAATTAACAAATCCTCACAGCACAACAGAAACAACGCAAAAGCAACACATGCCCTATAGGCAGCTGAGTGCAGACgaaatatccacccatggggcactaagataccaggggccttaGAAGATCCACGGGAAGGGCCACTTAGCAATTCTAAGGCTTTAacatagccttaacaatatcaccagccggaccttgggctacgtaccacccaagtcttctcttagtccccattgccactaccggcctctgggtgggtaccgaactaagtCATAGGGGTTAGGTCAAATCCTGCTCATTCAggtcatgtggttgtacgagtagATACTAGGTAAGATATCACAGCGAACCGATCCTTATATgaccgaggcaagagtctcccagcaagaacgcCACAAAGACGAACCTTGCCccaaggtagttcccacctttgtgAGGTACCTTACTCATCCTtgtcaacactactctagagttttccctAAGAACACAAGTTTTTCACGCACACGCACGaagcacacatcacttcacattTTCGAAAAACATGATTAAGATAtataaataatctagttctttctttgagcaaagcaattctaagcatgctagtaaacaagcatttaTCCAAaaaatcattatagttgatgttggggaccttctagggtttcaacggaataaaggtaacaacattaaggcattgcataaacaagctatgtcataactattctagcatttctttaaaaTCACAGGTATTAACATAATCATGCATATCCCTATTGTTTGAAATAATGGCTCTACGGGTGTGGaagggagagaggcggtggaggtgagggagagggcGAAGGTGCGGATAGGGGAAAAATCCGCACATCGTGCATCCTTAAATAGGGCTGACGACTAGCGAGCGCGTGGCACGGGGCGCGATTCATCTACGTATACTTACCTTGATCAATTCATCTGtaagtgagttcttttgtaatgctctattcacatgaaatgataaaaatgtatataattaaagcattacaaaggaaaagGAACTCATTGTTTCACCTTATATCacagggctaaaaataattttagaaattattctatcacataagattaatattagtgaatttttttatatttttagaaatttatttgaggtcctaacaattattaaaagttataaaagtagtccttttgctagaattttagtttaaattatacacatattttttataaatctaattaaaatagtttgcacatgaattatgaaacacgtaaaaaaaattagaatttttagcaataaactatttatttaaatattaatgtcagaaaatatacaaataaaaaaactcctccCTCGCTGGGGCCTGTGCGGAGGCGCAAGGCCACATGGGCAGGCAGGGGCATGCCGCCCGAGGGAGCTCGTGGCTGTGTCGGCTAGAGCTCGGGtggaatatttattttttagtttttttgaaaaaaattacaaatggaTCTTCTTGCGGACACAAGCTGATGCTGCGTGACTCTGGCACTGCACGTCTACACGCAGAGCAGGCTGCTGTGTGCTAGCTGCGTCCATGTGCCCACCTGCTTAGGTGACCGCATCCTAACACCACGGCAACAACGGGtggaatatttattttttagcttttttggaaaaaaattacaaatggatcatctagaaaattttattcAGAAATGGACCTTCACGCGCTATGATCTTTGACACCACATTCTTATTGACCTGAAACTGAGTGAATAGCGAGTTTTCCAGCGAGACGTCCAAGCTGATGCTGCGtgctttttttc from the Phragmites australis chromosome 19, lpPhrAust1.1, whole genome shotgun sequence genome contains:
- the LOC133900460 gene encoding laccase-15-like; its protein translation is MQSKPYKVATMKRRSLPAAAAALTAAIVFFLSTGALPAASAIVEHTFVVSQVKMKHLCKETLVTVVNGQLPGPAIEVTEGDSVAVHVINKSPYNITIHWHGVKQWLNCWADGVPMITQLPILPNHNFTYRLNITGQEGTLWWHAHVAFLRATLHGAFIIRPRHGASSYPFPKPHREIPIIIGEWWELDLAQVGWNMAHGFLFYFASASTINGKLGDLFNCSGVAEDGYVLDVEPGETYLLRVINAALFSEYYLKIAGHKFTVVAADANYVTPYTTDVLAIAPGETVDALVVADAPPGRYYMVAKPNQAPLPDTQTPEYTTRGMVQYSNSNSHGAMQRSSRGAEEEGDGGPSGDVPVAPEMPDTHDTITSFYFHGNLTSLRHQRSSLVPVQVDERLFLVLGLGSICRKGQSCKRGDTNETILLATMNNVSFQLPAMTTPLLEAHYYHTNGMGTLQELPNRPPRAFNFTDPALIPYGPKEERLEPTSRATMVRRFRHGAAVEVVFQSTGILQGDSNPMHLHGHDMFLLAQGLGNYDASKDVARYNLVNPLVKNTVVVPNLGWATVRFVANNPGVWFMHCHYEFHLSMGMAAVFIVEDGPTVDKSLPPPPANFLTCGHDDNLVPDELYLQTKKSGVSWINGV